From a single Nicotiana tabacum cultivar K326 chromosome 8, ASM71507v2, whole genome shotgun sequence genomic region:
- the LOC107777992 gene encoding uncharacterized protein LOC107777992: MGLKYHYSNKSNTSNKFLSLRTSTILITTLFIASLVYLFSPSRNSLDHQRGLFHGDLRDAKFPWNKLSFGQNSEKLKLAVFSKTWPIGADPGGMERHAFTLYTALAARGHDIHIFTVPSDRKFHKDIHVGNLHVYFAANDHGSLNCSLAFDIFDQENRVRPFDCVHTESVTLPHWRAKFVPNVAVTWHGIWYEIMHSKLFQELFEDHNGQLSSGPMTELQEAMPKLVDEIKFFSSYTHHICISNSAGEILVNIYQLPQRNVHVILNGIDETKFVHNPISGADFREKVGIPSNVSLVLGVAGRLVRDKGHPLLHEAFSFIAKRHPGVFLLIAGSGPWGKRYAELGQNVKVLGALEPSELSKFYNSIDVFVNPTLRPQGLDLTLIEAMHCGKPVLTPNYPSITRTVVLNEDFGYTFSPNVGSFIEALESAIRDGTAVLQKKGMVCKSYALSMFTATKMALAYERFFLCMKNTRYCLYPLPTDY, translated from the coding sequence ATGGGTTTGAAGTATCATTATTCCAACAAATCCAATACTTCTAATAAGTTTCTTTCTTTAAGAACTTCAACTATTCTCATCACAACTCTCTTCATTGCTTCTCTTGTCTACTTATTTTCCccttcaagaaattcattggacCATCAGCGAGGTTTATTTCATGGCGATTTGCGCGACGCAAAATTTCCATGGAATAAGCTTTCATTTGGACAAAATTCTGAGAAGCTGAAATTAGCAGTTTTTTCAAAAACATGGCCAATTGGAGCAGATCCTGGAGGCATGGAACGACACGCGTTTACATTATACACTGCACTTGCTGCTAGAGGACATGATATTCATATTTTCACTGTGCCATCTGATAGGAAATTTCATAAAGATATTCATGTTGGTAACCTTCATGTTTATTTTGCAGCTAATGATCATGGCTCACTCAATTGTTCTTTAGCTTTTGATATATTTGATCAAGAAAATAGGGTTAGACCTTTTGATTGTGTGCACACTGAAAGTGTGACACTACCTCATTGGCGCGCGAAATTCGTGCCTAATGTGGCAGTAACATGGCATGGAATTTGGTATGAGATTATGCACTCAAAGCTATTTCAAGAACTCTTTGAAGACCACAATGGACAATTATCATCAGGGCCTATGACTGAACTTCAAGAAGCAATGCCAAAACTTGTCGATGAAATTAAGTTCTTTTCGAGCTATACTCACCATATATGCATAAGCAATAGTGCAGGGGAAATTCTTGTAAACATTTATCAACTCCCTCAAAGAAATGTACATGTTATACTCAATGGAATTGATGAGACTAAGTTTGTCCATAACCCTATATCCGGAGCAGATTTTCGCGAAAAAGTTGGGATCCCATCAAATGTTAGCTTGGTATTAGGAGTTGCTGGAAGGTTAGTAAGGGACAAGGGACATCCACTTCTTCACGAGGCGTTTTCATTCATAGCCAAGCGCCATCCTGGAGTTTTCCTGCTAATAGCAGGGTCAGGTCCGTGGGGAAAAAGGTACGCGGAATTAGGTCAAAATGTGAAGGTTTTAGGTGCATTAGAGCCCTCAGAACTATCAAAATTTTACAATTCAATTGATGTGTTTGTAAACCCTACTTTGAGGCCTCAAGGACTTGATCTTACATTAATAGAAGCTATGCATTGTGGAAAACCAGTTTTGACACCAAATTACCCAAGTATAACAAGAACTGTGGTTTTGAATGAAGATTTTGGTTACACATTTTCACCAAATGTAGGCTCATTTATAGAAGCATTGGAGTCAGCAATAAGAGATGGTACAGCAGTTTTGCAAAAGAAAGGCATGGTTTGCAAGTCATATGCACTTTCAATGTTCACAGCTACCAAAATGGCATTGGCTTATGAGAGGTTCTTTCTTTGTATGAAAAACACTAGATATTGTCTATACCCTCTTCCCACAGATTACTaa